TCCAGAACACCTTCCACTTTCAGGTTTTCCAGAGGCTTATTAATAATCAGCCCCATCGCACCTTCATCGTTGTACTCGCAAATGTAAACCACTGAGCGACGAAAGAGGGGATCCTGAAGAGCAGGCATGGCAATAAGAAAGTGATGCTGTAAATTCATTGTCAGAGGTTCTGTTTCCTGGTTCAAAAAAGCGACAGCTTAGTATGGGGGGAAAGCGAAGTGCTGTCACTAGCCAAAGCTGGCGAGGGGCGGGATCCATCCCGCACCTTTATATGACAGTTATTTTCCGAGGCGTTTTTCGATAGCGTCCATCAACATACCGGTAATGGAGATCGGGAATTCCGCTTCGATTTCGCGGATGCACGTCGGGCTGGTGACGTTAATTTCGGTCAGGCGATCGCCGATAATATCCAGGCCGACAAAGATTAACCCTTTCGCTTTCAGCACCGGCGCGACTTTACGCGCGATAGCCCAGTCGCTTTCGCTTAACGGGCGTGGTTCGCCGCGTCCACCTGCGGCGAGGTTACCGCGAGTTTCACCGCCCTGCGGAATGCGCGCCAGACAGTAAGGCACCGGTTCGCCATCAACGACCAGCACGCGTTTGTCGCCATCTTTGATGGCGGGCAGGTAGTTCTGCGCCATGCAGTAGCGGCTACCCAGCTCGGTCAGCGTTTCGGCGATAACCGAGAGGTTTGGATCGCCCTCTTTCACGCGGAAAATTGAGGTGCCGCCCATGCCGTCCAGCGGCTTAAGAATGACGTCTGTGTGCTTTTGCCAGAAGGCTTTCAGTTGTGCTTTGTTGCGGGTGACCAGCGTTTCCGGAGTTAATTCCGGGAACCAGGCGGTGAACAGCTTTTCGTTACAGTCACGCAGGCTTTGCGGTTTGTTCACGATCAGCGTGCCTTTTTCTTCCGCGCGTTCAAGGATATACGTC
This genomic interval from Kosakonia sacchari SP1 contains the following:
- the gshB gene encoding glutathione synthase, which codes for MIKLGIVMDPIADINIKKDSSFAMLLEAQRRGYELHYMEMADLYLINGEARARTRTLSVEHNYDKWYEFGSEQDMALAELDTILMRKDPPFDTEYIYATYILERAEEKGTLIVNKPQSLRDCNEKLFTAWFPELTPETLVTRNKAQLKAFWQKHTDVILKPLDGMGGTSIFRVKEGDPNLSVIAETLTELGSRYCMAQNYLPAIKDGDKRVLVVDGEPVPYCLARIPQGGETRGNLAAGGRGEPRPLSESDWAIARKVAPVLKAKGLIFVGLDIIGDRLTEINVTSPTCIREIEAEFPISITGMLMDAIEKRLGK